The proteins below are encoded in one region of Phaseolus vulgaris cultivar G19833 unplaced genomic scaffold, P. vulgaris v2.0 scaffold_94, whole genome shotgun sequence:
- the LOC137817503 gene encoding uncharacterized protein: MGASKRMMLVKAMKEARAAKAGASSTPVADPVPPPTLSPPPPITAEAPSNPSPSSPPGPEALPTPNSPSPIAAVPLAAASSPVPTPLDKGKRVLEILSDDEDSKGVAPFRRRKSARVPLLVETPPQGGNPFMDNPPSATSLPPMTLQEERGEGAESAPPPPPPPPPPETIASPAPDAAAPDFIAIPPPIMHLMR, encoded by the coding sequence atgggcgcttctaagagaatgatgctggtgaaggcaatgaaggaggcacgcgccgccaaggcgggcgcctcctccacccctgtCGCCGATCCTGTTCCCCCACCGACCCTGTCACCGCCACCTCCCATCACTGCTGAAGCTCCCTCTAACCCATCTCCGTCATCTCCACCGGGCCCTGAAGCGCTTCCAACTCCCAACTCTCCTTCGcctatcgccgccgttcccctagctgcAGCCTCGTCACCGGTTCCAACCCctcttgacaaagggaaaagggttttggagattctatcagatgatgaggactcgaaaggcgtggcacccttcagaagaagaaaatccgcgcgggttcctcttctggtggAGACGccgccgcagggagggaaccccttcatggataaCCCTCCAAgtgcaacctcactccctcccatgactcttcaagaggaaaggggcgaaggcgccgaatctgccccgcctccacCGCCGCCTCCACCGCCGCCAGAAACCATTGCTTCCCCCGCTCCcgacgctgccgcccccgatttcatcgccatccctcctccaatcatgcatctgatgaggg